In one window of Meiothermus sp. DNA:
- a CDS encoding vancomycin high temperature exclusion protein, whose protein sequence is MRWTLLFKYLSWSAGLLVLPPLLILSGTNAWVERYSQPWLYQDPLQVPHNRVGLVLGTGPTTVRGRPNPYFVGRIQAAAQLYQAGKVDYLLVSGDNSSPYYDEPSAMREALIALGVPKERIYRDYAGFRTLDSVVRARGVFGEQRFTIVSQRFHNQRAVYIARHRGLEAIGYNAPDPPEGFHSNTRFREPLARVQMLLDLLLNKQPRYLGAPIRIGIDPIQ, encoded by the coding sequence GTGCGCTGGACATTGCTATTCAAATATTTATCCTGGAGCGCTGGATTGCTGGTATTGCCCCCTCTTCTCATCCTGTCAGGAACGAACGCCTGGGTGGAGCGCTATAGCCAACCCTGGCTCTACCAAGACCCTCTTCAGGTACCCCACAACCGGGTGGGGCTGGTGCTGGGTACCGGCCCCACCACCGTTCGTGGCAGGCCCAACCCCTACTTTGTGGGCCGCATCCAGGCGGCTGCACAGCTTTACCAGGCCGGGAAAGTTGATTATTTGCTGGTGAGCGGCGATAATAGCAGCCCCTACTACGACGAACCCTCGGCCATGCGTGAGGCCTTGATAGCTCTTGGGGTTCCTAAAGAGCGTATCTACCGCGATTATGCCGGTTTTCGCACCCTGGACTCGGTGGTGCGGGCCAGGGGGGTTTTTGGGGAACAGCGCTTTACTATCGTCTCGCAGCGGTTTCACAACCAACGGGCGGTCTATATTGCACGGCACCGGGGCCTCGAGGCCATTGGCTATAACGCCCCGGACCCCCCGGAGGGCTTCCACTCCAACACCCGCTTCCGCGAACCCCTGGCCCGGGTGCAGATGCTGCTGGATTTGCTGTTGAACAAGCAGCCCAGGTACCTGGGGGCCCCAATTCGGATTGGGATAGACCCTATTCAATAG
- the groES gene encoding co-chaperone GroES: MLRPLGDRVVVKRIEEEAKTKGGIVLPDTAKEKPQKGKVIAVGTGRVLDNGTKVPLEVKQGDTVVFAKYGGTEIEIDGEEYIILSERDLLAVM, from the coding sequence ATGCTCAGACCCCTCGGTGACCGTGTGGTGGTCAAGCGCATTGAAGAAGAAGCCAAGACCAAAGGGGGCATTGTGCTGCCCGACACCGCCAAGGAAAAGCCCCAGAAGGGCAAGGTGATTGCTGTGGGTACCGGGCGGGTGCTCGACAACGGCACCAAGGTACCTCTGGAAGTGAAGCAGGGCGACACCGTGGTTTTTGCCAAGTACGGCGGAACCGAGATCGAGATTGACGGGGAAGAGTACATCATCCTCTCCGAGCGCGATCTGCTGGCGGTGATGTAA
- the groL gene encoding chaperonin GroEL (60 kDa chaperone family; promotes refolding of misfolded polypeptides especially under stressful conditions; forms two stacked rings of heptamers to form a barrel-shaped 14mer; ends can be capped by GroES; misfolded proteins enter the barrel where they are refolded when GroES binds), which translates to MAKMLVFDEASRRGLERGMNAVANAVKVTLGPRGRNVVLEKKFGSPTITKDGVSVAKEVELDDHLENIGAKLMIEIASKTNDITGDGTTTATVLGQAIVREGLRNVAAGANPLDLKRGIEKAVDVAIKNIQELAVPVNDRKAIFEVASVSANNDAEIGNLIADAMEKVGREGVITVEESKSLDTELNFVEGYQFDKGYISPYFVNNPDAMEAQLDDPYILITEKKITNVRELLPVLEQVAQTGKPMLIIAEDIEGEALATLVVNRLRGTLNIAAVKAPGFGDRRKEMLKDLAAITGGTVISEELGFKLENATLSMLGRAERVRINKDETTVVGGKGKKEDIEARINGIKKELETSDSEYAKEKLQERLAKLAGGVAVIRVGAATETELKEKKHRYEDALSTARAAVEEGIVPGGGVALLRAVPAIKNLLKELDGDEATGAKIVLRAIEEPARQIAANAGYEGSVVVNNILSKKDKNYGFNAATGEYGDMMEWGIVDPAKVTRTALQNAASIGSLILMTEAVVAEKPEEKKAPAAPAGGMGGDMDF; encoded by the coding sequence ATGGCAAAAATGCTGGTTTTTGATGAAGCTTCCCGCCGCGGCCTCGAGCGCGGCATGAACGCAGTAGCCAACGCCGTAAAGGTGACCCTAGGCCCCCGTGGCCGTAATGTGGTGCTGGAGAAGAAGTTCGGTAGCCCCACCATTACCAAAGACGGCGTGAGCGTTGCCAAGGAAGTGGAGCTAGACGATCACCTGGAGAACATCGGCGCCAAGCTGATGATCGAGATCGCCTCCAAGACCAACGACATCACCGGTGACGGCACCACCACCGCTACCGTGCTGGGCCAGGCCATCGTGCGCGAAGGGCTGCGCAACGTGGCTGCCGGGGCCAACCCCCTCGACCTCAAGCGCGGCATCGAGAAAGCCGTGGATGTGGCCATCAAGAACATTCAGGAGCTGGCCGTGCCCGTCAACGACCGCAAGGCCATCTTCGAAGTGGCCAGCGTCTCGGCCAACAACGACGCCGAAATCGGCAACCTGATTGCCGATGCCATGGAGAAGGTGGGCCGCGAAGGGGTCATTACCGTCGAGGAGTCCAAGAGCCTCGACACCGAGCTCAACTTTGTAGAGGGGTACCAGTTCGACAAGGGCTACATCTCGCCCTACTTCGTCAACAACCCCGATGCCATGGAGGCCCAGCTCGACGACCCCTACATCCTGATCACCGAGAAGAAGATCACCAACGTGCGGGAACTTCTGCCGGTGCTCGAGCAGGTCGCCCAGACCGGCAAGCCCATGCTGATTATCGCCGAGGACATCGAGGGCGAGGCCCTGGCTACCCTGGTGGTCAACCGCCTGCGCGGCACCCTGAACATTGCTGCCGTCAAGGCCCCTGGCTTCGGCGACCGCCGCAAGGAAATGCTCAAAGACCTGGCGGCCATCACCGGTGGCACCGTGATCAGTGAGGAGCTGGGCTTCAAACTGGAAAACGCCACCCTGTCCATGCTGGGCCGCGCCGAACGCGTGCGCATCAACAAGGACGAGACCACCGTGGTGGGCGGCAAGGGCAAGAAGGAAGACATCGAGGCCCGCATCAACGGCATCAAGAAGGAGCTCGAGACCTCCGATAGCGAATACGCCAAAGAGAAGCTGCAAGAGCGCCTGGCCAAGCTGGCCGGCGGGGTGGCGGTGATCCGTGTGGGTGCCGCTACCGAAACCGAGCTCAAAGAGAAGAAGCACCGCTACGAGGACGCCCTCTCGACCGCCCGCGCTGCGGTGGAAGAAGGCATTGTGCCTGGCGGTGGCGTGGCCCTGTTGCGCGCTGTGCCTGCCATCAAGAACCTGCTCAAGGAGCTCGATGGTGACGAGGCCACCGGCGCCAAGATTGTGCTGCGGGCCATCGAAGAACCCGCCCGCCAGATTGCCGCCAACGCCGGTTACGAAGGCAGCGTGGTGGTGAACAACATCCTCAGCAAGAAGGATAAGAACTATGGCTTCAACGCCGCTACCGGCGAGTACGGCGACATGATGGAGTGGGGCATTGTAGACCCGGCCAAGGTCACCCGCACCGCCCTGCAAAACGCGGCCTCCATCGGCTCGCTGATCCTCATGACCGAGGCCGTGGTGGCCGAGAAGCCCGAAGAGAAGAAGGCCCCCGCTGCCCCCGCCGGCGGTATGGGCGGCGACATGGACTTCTAA
- a CDS encoding AAA family ATPase: MHQEAITQLRRHFKAVLCRRPGQALWLWGEPGVGKTFTAQALLLETPCQSLSLHATLPDRALVLSLPRPPRRPAWTEAQRQRLMHSQYVPLATLVDTLTATMSALAPFVLHLEDLHEASPERLELVQKLARVVLRLRGVGLLVTSRGEPLECFKGYRIAPLSEAESNQLLRAEAAHELPQEGLEWVFSRAKGNPLFTLEFWRYLSRQGYFWSDGRHWHWRKPPDDFVPVSVEALIARVLSGLVEAPEQQAALEARAILPSRFHGDALEALWSRMAEMDSQTLSHIQRLLNQKGVLQQDRFAHPLIQEVAEREIPGLRKQAYARRALAALAGQPEEAACFIEMAHLEPQEALRLLEAAAQSAEARGDRPGRARWLAEAVKWGGLEQAGRAFEAAQLLKTVDPTRAVQMAEIAASAPLPNPEAVLLLAELLAAQGRIREAEVSLRRLPRSEDSALRWWETQIYVLGQGGRWQQVVELWSQQPGYQARARPRTRLQVATCLAFLNRLDEAQHILEELPILDSLPPEIQLAALNLQGQIQTYRGCHAQALEIEERFIVLAKSMGSAQAIATGLLNQASTYSALGLRSQAKACLQEARALSMHSGQTMRYAVVQLRLADGLADEGEFEQAEALLLEAQGLLQQYHQVQWQTESHLKLARLYLTWQPLHGPALALKHAQGALELARASRDVKFMASSLAYLSRAHSQAGSPVAALEIAQEGLALCTREGIKQADAWLAYGLALEANGRLAEALEAIQAASAQQHERKLAERFALEADRISANLENARKRHEWFVSQGLLGLARLASRYFPALAGPSQLLHESPPQSGLRLKVLGPVELERDGQPITYRGKKRLELLCYLLEARIAGKTEVSGLELADVFYPAVEEARARATLKQQVHLIRMTLGSEAIQSTPSGYALGAIRSDAEEFLQRGDARLWRGPYLEHLGEGWHGSVREALTQALYAGAAALLESEPKEASRLAQILLEMEPYDTSFLQLSLQAVQRSGSPKAASRLYKEAQERFLEVGEVLPGLEAFLQAAPPAWAHKR, encoded by the coding sequence GTGCACCAGGAAGCCATCACTCAGCTCAGGCGGCACTTCAAGGCCGTGCTCTGTAGGCGCCCAGGTCAGGCGCTATGGCTATGGGGCGAGCCTGGGGTGGGCAAGACCTTCACCGCCCAGGCCCTGCTGCTAGAGACCCCCTGCCAGAGCCTGAGCCTGCACGCTACCCTCCCCGACAGGGCCCTGGTCCTCTCCCTCCCCCGACCTCCCAGGCGGCCTGCCTGGACCGAGGCCCAGCGCCAGCGGCTCATGCACAGCCAGTACGTGCCGCTAGCGACCCTGGTGGACACCCTGACGGCCACCATGAGCGCCCTAGCTCCTTTCGTGCTTCACCTCGAGGACCTCCACGAGGCCAGCCCCGAGCGCCTCGAGCTGGTTCAAAAACTCGCCCGGGTCGTCCTGCGCTTGCGGGGGGTCGGGCTTCTGGTCACCAGCCGCGGCGAGCCGCTTGAATGTTTCAAAGGGTATCGCATAGCGCCCTTAAGCGAGGCGGAGTCAAATCAGCTGCTCCGTGCCGAAGCCGCGCACGAGCTGCCCCAGGAGGGCCTGGAGTGGGTCTTTTCCCGTGCGAAGGGGAACCCCCTCTTCACGCTGGAGTTCTGGCGTTACCTCTCCCGGCAGGGCTACTTCTGGTCGGATGGCCGACACTGGCACTGGAGAAAACCCCCGGATGACTTCGTTCCCGTGAGTGTGGAGGCGCTAATTGCCCGGGTACTCTCCGGCCTTGTCGAGGCTCCGGAGCAGCAAGCCGCCCTGGAAGCACGGGCCATACTACCCAGCAGGTTCCATGGCGACGCTCTTGAGGCGCTATGGTCCAGGATGGCGGAGATGGATAGCCAAACCCTGAGCCATATCCAGCGACTTCTAAACCAAAAGGGGGTCTTGCAGCAGGATCGCTTTGCCCATCCGCTGATTCAGGAAGTGGCCGAGCGGGAGATCCCCGGCTTACGCAAGCAGGCCTACGCCCGCCGGGCCCTGGCGGCGCTGGCCGGGCAACCCGAAGAGGCGGCCTGCTTCATCGAAATGGCCCACCTGGAACCCCAGGAAGCCCTCAGGCTGCTCGAGGCCGCCGCGCAAAGCGCAGAAGCCAGGGGGGACAGGCCGGGCCGGGCTAGGTGGCTGGCCGAGGCCGTGAAGTGGGGCGGCCTCGAGCAAGCCGGGCGAGCGTTCGAAGCCGCCCAGCTTCTCAAGACTGTGGATCCCACTCGAGCCGTTCAGATGGCCGAAATCGCAGCTTCCGCTCCCTTGCCCAACCCAGAGGCAGTTCTGCTGCTGGCCGAGTTGCTGGCGGCACAGGGACGCATCCGTGAAGCCGAGGTCTCACTGCGGCGGCTTCCTCGATCAGAAGACAGCGCGCTTCGCTGGTGGGAGACCCAGATCTACGTCCTGGGCCAGGGTGGCCGGTGGCAGCAGGTCGTCGAGCTGTGGAGCCAGCAGCCCGGCTATCAGGCCAGGGCCAGGCCCCGAACCCGCCTTCAGGTAGCAACCTGCCTGGCCTTCTTGAACAGGCTCGACGAAGCCCAGCACATCCTGGAGGAACTGCCCATCCTGGACTCGCTGCCCCCGGAAATTCAGCTCGCAGCGCTCAACCTCCAGGGACAGATACAGACCTATCGAGGTTGCCATGCCCAGGCACTCGAAATCGAGGAGCGCTTCATCGTCTTGGCCAAATCCATGGGCTCGGCACAAGCCATCGCCACCGGTCTGCTCAATCAGGCCAGCACCTACAGCGCTTTGGGGTTGCGCAGCCAGGCCAAAGCCTGCTTGCAAGAGGCCAGGGCCCTGAGCATGCACTCTGGTCAGACCATGCGCTACGCGGTGGTGCAGCTTCGGCTGGCCGACGGGCTGGCCGACGAAGGCGAGTTCGAGCAGGCCGAAGCCCTGCTGTTGGAAGCGCAGGGCCTGTTGCAGCAGTACCATCAGGTGCAGTGGCAAACCGAGAGCCACCTCAAGCTGGCCCGCCTCTACCTGACCTGGCAGCCGCTCCACGGGCCCGCCCTGGCGCTCAAGCACGCCCAGGGCGCGCTAGAGCTGGCTCGAGCCAGCCGCGACGTGAAGTTCATGGCCTCGAGCCTGGCCTACCTGAGCCGCGCTCACAGCCAGGCCGGCAGCCCCGTGGCAGCGTTGGAGATCGCTCAGGAAGGCCTGGCCCTGTGCACCCGCGAGGGCATCAAACAGGCCGATGCCTGGCTTGCCTATGGCCTGGCCCTGGAGGCAAATGGGCGGCTGGCCGAAGCCCTCGAGGCCATCCAGGCTGCTTCCGCCCAGCAACACGAGCGCAAACTGGCCGAACGCTTTGCCCTCGAAGCCGACCGCATCTCCGCCAATCTGGAGAACGCGCGCAAACGCCACGAGTGGTTCGTCTCCCAGGGGTTGCTGGGGCTGGCCAGGCTGGCTTCGCGCTACTTCCCAGCGCTGGCCGGCCCGTCCCAACTACTACACGAAAGCCCCCCCCAAAGTGGGCTCCGCCTCAAAGTGCTGGGTCCGGTGGAGCTGGAGCGGGATGGCCAGCCCATCACCTACCGGGGCAAGAAGCGCCTGGAGTTGCTGTGCTATTTGCTCGAGGCCCGCATCGCCGGGAAGACCGAGGTGAGCGGGCTCGAGCTAGCGGACGTGTTCTACCCCGCAGTCGAGGAGGCCAGGGCCAGGGCCACGCTCAAGCAACAGGTTCACCTCATCCGCATGACCCTGGGCTCCGAAGCCATCCAGAGCACCCCGAGTGGCTATGCCCTCGGAGCCATCCGCTCCGATGCCGAGGAGTTCTTGCAGAGGGGGGATGCTCGCTTGTGGCGCGGGCCCTACCTCGAGCACCTCGGCGAAGGCTGGCACGGCAGCGTGCGCGAGGCCCTGACCCAGGCCCTGTACGCTGGGGCCGCAGCCCTGCTGGAAAGTGAGCCCAAAGAGGCCTCCCGGCTGGCCCAGATCCTACTCGAGATGGAACCCTACGACACCAGCTTCTTGCAACTCAGCCTGCAAGCCGTCCAGCGCTCCGGAAGCCCCAAGGCCGCCAGTCGGCTGTACAAAGAGGCCCAGGAGCGCTTTTTGGAAGTGGGCGAGGTCTTGCCGGGGCTCGAGGCTTTCCTCCAGGCAGCCCCTCCAGCCTGGGCTCATAAGCGATAG
- a CDS encoding Ig-like domain-containing protein has translation MKLRLIFLLLALAACQSADTTPPTIVSSIPANEATDIVPSAKLSIVFSEAMDQNSVKVVPTPATDLGTAIWNDGKTVVYTPPSGWQVGTHYTLTVEGKDLAGNALTGNKTIAFQTTPPPDSTPPATPTGVKATAGDGEFFVEWNPNPEPDLAGYTLYVGTAADALLPTLFVEKPATLAKATGLENGKAYFYALDAQDTSGNRSAKSSVASVTPKDMTPPTLLSSEPANGATDLALVPFLRFTFSEPMDKNSVEIGMCVSTDPPASASCEAPVPVNFGTPTWSEGDTVVQFTPTDQFQSGKTHMLVISAKDRGGNPLSGPNKVAFSLRATPDTTPPEVSSRAAIINPQTHTGYILLEFSEAMNQQSVLNAFLSQPSLTCSWVWNANAVRCNTTFQQLTTYTITLATAAKDTAGNALATPYQFSLDTGNFNPRLKSTSPRNGAWGVSITTPITFTFTEAMNPSSVQGALEVRVGTSSISGTLSWSSDSTQVTFTPNAPYGYGRTVTWRITTAAREQSVGRTIGLPLPEEVSGSFVTELQVGP, from the coding sequence ATGAAGCTAAGACTCATTTTCCTGCTGCTGGCCCTGGCCGCCTGTCAGAGCGCCGACACCACCCCGCCCACCATCGTCTCGAGCATCCCCGCCAACGAAGCCACCGATATCGTCCCTTCTGCCAAGCTCTCCATCGTTTTCTCCGAGGCCATGGATCAGAACTCGGTCAAGGTGGTCCCGACCCCGGCCACCGATCTGGGCACGGCCATATGGAACGACGGCAAAACCGTGGTCTATACCCCCCCCAGCGGCTGGCAGGTGGGAACCCACTACACCCTCACCGTAGAGGGCAAAGACCTCGCCGGCAACGCCCTCACGGGGAACAAGACCATTGCCTTCCAGACCACGCCGCCTCCGGACAGCACCCCACCAGCTACCCCCACCGGGGTCAAGGCCACTGCGGGCGACGGGGAGTTCTTCGTGGAGTGGAACCCCAACCCTGAGCCCGACCTGGCCGGCTACACCCTCTACGTGGGCACCGCCGCCGATGCGCTGCTGCCCACCCTGTTCGTCGAAAAGCCGGCCACGCTGGCCAAGGCGACGGGGCTCGAGAACGGCAAGGCCTACTTTTATGCCCTGGACGCGCAGGACACCAGCGGCAACCGCTCGGCGAAGTCCAGCGTGGCCTCTGTGACCCCCAAAGACATGACTCCCCCCACCCTGCTCTCCTCGGAGCCGGCCAATGGGGCCACCGACTTAGCCCTGGTGCCCTTCCTGCGCTTCACCTTCTCCGAGCCCATGGACAAAAACTCCGTGGAGATCGGGATGTGCGTGAGCACCGACCCCCCCGCAAGCGCGAGCTGTGAAGCACCGGTACCGGTGAACTTCGGCACCCCTACTTGGAGCGAGGGCGACACGGTGGTGCAGTTCACCCCCACCGACCAGTTCCAAAGCGGCAAGACCCACATGCTGGTGATCTCGGCCAAGGACAGGGGGGGCAACCCCCTCTCCGGGCCGAACAAAGTGGCCTTCTCGCTGCGGGCCACGCCGGACACCACCCCGCCCGAGGTGAGTTCACGCGCCGCCATCATCAACCCTCAGACCCACACCGGCTACATCTTGCTGGAGTTCAGCGAAGCTATGAACCAGCAGTCGGTGCTGAACGCTTTCTTGAGCCAGCCCTCCCTCACCTGCTCTTGGGTCTGGAACGCCAACGCCGTCCGCTGCAACACCACCTTCCAGCAGCTCACCACCTACACCATCACCCTCGCAACCGCCGCCAAGGACACTGCGGGCAACGCGCTGGCCACGCCTTACCAGTTCAGCTTGGACACCGGTAACTTCAACCCCCGCCTCAAGAGCACGAGCCCCCGCAACGGCGCGTGGGGCGTCTCGATCACTACCCCCATCACCTTCACCTTCACCGAGGCCATGAACCCAAGCAGCGTGCAGGGAGCGCTGGAGGTCAGGGTGGGAACAAGCAGCATCTCCGGGACACTCAGTTGGAGTTCCGACAGCACCCAGGTGACCTTTACTCCCAACGCCCCC